CTATTGCTCAAAATACATATTATAGTTGATAACATTAAAGTATGTAATTTCCAATGGTCAGGCGCATGGATATGCGCAAATTGGTTGGAAATAACTTCGCACGCCTGCGGCGAGAAAAAGGCCTCACACAGGAACAGATCGAAGAACGTTCAGGCTTCAGTCAGCAATATCTAAGTGGCTTGGAGCGCGGGAAACGTAACCCAACGGTGATCACCCTCTACGAGTTGGCGCAAGCTTTGGACGTAGATCATGTTGAGTTGGTTTCGCCGACCAAATGATCGCCCACTCTTAAACAACGCCGGTCACTCAGAAAAGAAGAGCTCCGCAAGGCCATCAAGGTGACACTTCGATTTTCGCCAATCACTGACATGAACATCGATCAGTTTCCAGAAGGCGGACCCATGATCATGATGCTTCAGATGTGCAAGCTCATGGATCAGAACATAGTCAATACAGTCCCGTGGTGCCTTTACCAAATGAGGGTTAACGATAATCTCGCCCGACGGAGAACAACTGCCCCACTGACGGGACATCTCCAACAACCGGAAAGTCGGAACCGTATCTACCCATGGCAGTTTGTTTGAAAGGGTGCCTATGCGGCGGGCCAGATAGTCACGACCCGTCACACGATACCAGGCTCGTATCCGCCCCTTGATGTCGTCCCGAGAGGCTTTCAAGGTCTGGACCTCCAGTCGGTTGCCACGCAGCCGAGCAGGACCAGGCTTACCATCGACGGGGATGACCTTGAGCATGTATCGACGGCCCAGGTAGAGCACCTGTTCGCCGGATACGTATTCCTTGGGCCTGACATGGGCATATCTCTCTCTGGCCTCGCTCACATGCCCCACCACCCAACGGGCCCGCTTCTGGACGGCGGCCTTTATGTTGTCATCGGAGAACCCTGGTGGGGCATCGACGGCCACCGATCCATCAGGATTAACGTGGATGGCGACGCGGGACCGTCGGGTTTCATCCACGGTAACTTGATAGGGAATCCGATCATCGCCGTATGCCAGAACAAAGCTCGTCATGACTTGCTGGCACCAGCACGGACAATAGTGACGATCCGGTCGATCAGCGTGTTGGCGTCGTCTAATCCGCCGAAGAACTTGAAATATCGAGGCAGCAGAGCTTTGCGTATCTCGGCCTCGATGCTGCCAGGATTGATGGAATGGGCCTGCACAGCATCATCAACAGTGGTGTCGATGTGCATGGCCTCCTCGATAATCACCTCTTCGGGGTGCTGGGTATCACCAAGATGCTCCAACAAGGCACCGTAGTAGGCGGCAGCCCTGGGATTATCGGCAAACTGATCTGGCACACCAGGTGTCCGCCTTGCAGCAACCCGTTCCTCCAGGTCTTTGAACAAGGTGTATTGTTTGCCAGGGTGGTCAAACATCGCCTCTGCCGCCGCGATGGCCTCTTTCAGTAGGTCAGAGAACACCCGTTGTGCGTAGGGATCATCAATCAGGTCCTGTTCAATGGTCTTGCGGATGCGGGTCTTGATGACATCCGCCTCGGTGCGGGTTTTCTCATCTGACCAGTCTTCAGGATCATCGGATTGACCCAGAGTATCGACACGAATGAAACCTTCTGGGTCCTCGATCTCCTGACCGATGACCTGCTTGTCCACCATCCGGCGGATTTGGTCCTCGTATTCTGAGAAGTCCACGGTCTCTTGTGCATCGCGCTTGGCCTGCACACGCAGTTCCGTGAAGAACCGCAGATCGCGTTTGTAACCCTGGATGGTCTTCTCGTCGAAGGCCTCATCCTCGAAGAACGTGCGAGATGACAGTGCCAGCTTGAGGCACATCCCGAACTCGGTCAGTGCGTCGTAGAAGTCTTCTCGCACCTTCTGGTTCTGGTCGATGCTGTGTCCGGCTTCATCCTCGGCGACCATCGGCACTAGGACACGACGGAACTGTTCCGTGTCTTGCTTGTTCTCAACGCCGCTAAAGATGGACCAGAGGGCATCATGCAGACCTGGCAGGCGTTTGTATTCGACTGAGACGTTCGAGACGGTTCCAGCGAGATCATCGATCTCGTATCCGGCCTGTGTCTGGGAGGCCAGGTCCTGATAATCCTGAATGGACGTGTCTAGCTCTGCCAGGATGCCACGGTAGTCGATCAGGTAACCGAATTGCTTTGCCTCGTGCAGTCGGTTCACCCGTGCAATCGCCTGAAGAAGGTTATGCCCCTTCAAATGCTTGTCGATGTAGAGAACCGCGTTGCGCGGCTCGTCAAAGCCAGTCAGTAGCTTGTCCACCACGATCAAAATGTCCGGTGCTCCGTCCGTGCCAAACCGCTCGATGATGTCCGTCTCGTAAGCTTCTGGATCGTTACCGACGTTCATTTTCCACCAGGCTTGCACTTCCGGTGTCTTGGCCTCGTCGGTGTCTTCGTGCCCCTCACGAGTATCCGGTGCCGAGATCACGACGGCACTGGTTACCATCCCCGTATCATCCAAAGCCTTCTTATAGCGGATCGCAGACAGTTTGCTGTCGGTCGCAAGTTGCGCTTTCAGACCCAGACCGAGCTTTGCGAAGTTCTCAGTGAAATGGGTAGCAATGTCCCAAGCGATCAGGTCGATCCGACCACCCGCACCGTATACCTGACCACGGCTGGAATATTTCTGCTTCAGGTCAGACCTCTGGTTGTCCGACAGCCCTGTGGTGATCTTGTCGAACCAGGCATCAATCGCAGTGTCATTGATATCGACGATGGGCTTTCGTTCTTCATAAACGAGCGGGGTTACCGCACCATCCTCAACCGCATCTTGCATCGTATAAGCATGAAGGATCGGGCCGAACTTGTTTCGGGTCTTGTCCTCTTTCAGCAGCGGGGTGCCTGTGAACGCGATGAAGGCCGCGTTAGGCAGGGCCTGCCGCATCCGCTCATGGTTCTCACCACCCTGGCTACGGTGTCCCTCATCCACCAGCACAATGATCTTGTCCGACGTGTTCTTGCATTCCGGCAGCTTGGTGGCCGAGTTGAACTTCTGGAGAAGCGTGAAGATGATCCGTTCTGATCCTGATCCGATCCTCTGGGCCAAATCACGACCAGACTGCACCTTCGATGTTTCACCGTCCTTCTTGGTGGCAAAAGCGGACCCGAAGGCCCCGCCCGTCATGAAAGTCGCGGAAAGCTGCTTTTCCAGGTCCACACGGTCAGTGACGATAATGATGCGGCATCCTGCAAGTTCAGGGTCCAGAAGCAGCGCCTTGGCCAGGAATACCATCAGGTTCGACTTGCCCGACCCCGTGGTGTGCCAGATCACACCGCCTTCACGGCTGCCGTCGGGTTTCTGCTGGGCCACCTGAGACAGGATCGCTTTCGCACCCTGGACCTGCTGATATCGGGCCGCGATCTTGCCGAGCTTCCGGTCGAAGAAAATGAACCGCCTTGTAAAGTCTAGAAGCCTGTCAGGGCGCAACAGACTGATGATGAGCCTATCCTGCACTGTGGGCCACACAGCGCCGCTGTGAAGCCTCTCGAAGTCATCACGCATCGACTTGGGCTTGTCAGCGAACAGCGCCTCTCTCTGAGCCTCTGAGAGCGGCGTGGACTTCACGGCCTGCATCTCGGCCTCGGTTATCTCCTCTTCGCTCCAGGAGCCCCAGAATTTGGCGGGTGTTCCCGTGGTGGCATACCGCCCATCGGTGCCAGAGATCGACATGAGCACCTGGCTATAGGCGTAGAGGTCCTGGATGCCGTCAGGTTTCTGGTTTCTCAGATGTTGGCTTATGCCCTCGGTCACCATTGCTGCGTCCTTGGTTGAAGACACAGGACGCTTTGCCTCGACCACCACCAGGGGGATACCGTTCACGTAGCAGACCACATCCGGCCGGAACCGCCCCATCCCTGCGGGGCGTTCAACACTCAATTCTTCGGTCACCTGAAACTGGTTCGCGGTTAGGTCGGTCCAGTCGATCAGCGGCACCGTGACGGAGGTGCGCTGACCATCAACGAACTCGGTCACCGTGATCCCCAGCGTGAGGTGTTTGTAGATCGCTTCGTTGGCGGGGATCAGCCCTTCGTTCAGACCCGTGGCGCTGATCTCTCTGATCACCTGATCGATACCACCAGCGGAGAGCGGATAGGTCTGCCCCTTGAACGCATACCGATGAGCCGCCAGCCGTTCCCGCAGCACAGGCTCCAAAAACACCGCCCGCTCCGAACTGCGCAAAGCCAAAGCATCCGCCGCAGACAGATACTCCCATCCCATAGCCATCAGCACATGCAAGGCAGGCAATTTTGAAGACGCCTCTTCGCGGGTGTCAGGGGTGCGGGGTTGGGTCATGAACGAACGGCCTGATGCCAAAGAATTTGCAATTTCGTAGGAAGTTTCCTACATACTAGACAAGGATTGGGAATTACCTGGTCGGCGACGGGGTGCTGGGAAACTGGTGCCCTTTTGCTTTTCTGGGTCATGGGAACTCCTTCACAGCCCCCATCTTCGTCATAATGACCTCCAAGGCGCGATTGGATTGGCCGGGCCGCAACGTCCGCAATGCAAGTGGCCGTGCCGTCAGATCGGCAAGCTGCAATCCGGTGGAGTTGACTGATTTCTTTGCAAACTTCGGCTCGAACTCCATGATTTCAAACTTGTGCTTTCGGTAGCCCCAGTGACCCTCCCCGGCGACGATGCGGCGAAAGGTAAGCTCTAGGTCGTCATCCTCTGCCTTGCCGCGACATTCAAACACTACATGGGTTAGCCGCCCCTCTTGGCCATTCTCACGCAAAAAGGCTTGCAGCCGCTCCAGACAGAAGTGCAGCGCTAGATCGTAGGGGCTCCATGGGTTTGCGTACTTCGCGGTCAATTTCACCTTGTCGATCACAGATGCAATGATGGTGATGGGCGCATCGACCATGACCTGGTTGAGGTCCTCGTAGAACTGCTCTCGCAAGCTGCGGTCGGTCAACAGGAAGGTGAAGTCACCCTTCGACTTTCGGATTTCATGCTCGTGCAGGACGACCGAGTCGTGCCCCCAGTACTTAAACTTGAGGGCCTGCATGGCTGGGACCACTTGGGACAGATACTCGTCCTTTTTGACCACACAAAACGACAGCGAGAAGACCGGAAAATCTGCGTCAATGGAGGTCAGGCTGTGATCGCCGCTCTCATCGACGTAAACGATGTAATCCGAGAACTCAGCCATGCTTCACAGCCTGTCAAAAACCGAACCGACACGTGGTTCGAATAACTGTTGATATCGCTTGGTGGCATACTCATCCGTCATCCCTGCGATGTAGTCACATATGACACGTGGAGTTGGGGTCTCTCCGCCACCCTGAATCGTCCGCTGATAGTCTCTGGGGTCTAACAATCGCTTTGGGTCGGTTGCGAACACAGCAAACAACTCAGCCACGATTTTCTGGCCCTTGAACTCAAGCTGCTGGACCGGAGTGCTTTTGATGACCAATTCGACGACGATCTCTTTGAGAGTTCGCAATGCCTCTTCATTCTCTTTGTCGAAAACGGCCTGGAAGGCAAAGATGTCGTCGGCAAACGCAGGTTTTTCCTGGCGCACTAACTTCGCTCGTTCGACGAAGAATCCAACCAGATGACCGATCACCCGCTTTCGTTCTTGCGTGCCAGAATTGAACAGCTTCTTCGCAAAATCATCAAATTTGCCGTCGTGGTGTACATCCAAGAACGGCTGTATCAGCGCTTTTCGGACCTCTTCTGTGTCCTCGTCAGTTTTCTCATACCATTGGCAGAATGTTTGATGGCGGATGAGGCCCAGACCTACGGCATCTTCCAGATCGTGCACGCCGTAAGCAATGTCATCCGCCAACTCCATAATCGACGTGTCGAGGGACTTGTGCTTGGTCTTGGGATGTTTCCCCTTCTTGGATGCTGGGTAGACTTTGCTTAGCTCAGACCAATCATCCAGATCAGCTGCAACCCACCCCATAACCACGTCATCGTGTTCCTCATTCAGGTAACACTTTGGGGGTTTGAAGGAACTCGCGACGAAGATTGATGAGGGATCAACCTGAACCGAAAAGTCCTTGTCTTTCTCTTCCGCCGGAGGCGTAGCGGGTTTCCCACCT
The Sulfitobacter noctilucicola genome window above contains:
- a CDS encoding helix-turn-helix domain-containing protein; amino-acid sequence: MDMRKLVGNNFARLRREKGLTQEQIEERSGFSQQYLSGLERGKRNPTVITLYELAQALDVDHVELVSPTK
- a CDS encoding M48 family metallopeptidase, coding for MTSFVLAYGDDRIPYQVTVDETRRSRVAIHVNPDGSVAVDAPPGFSDDNIKAAVQKRARWVVGHVSEARERYAHVRPKEYVSGEQVLYLGRRYMLKVIPVDGKPGPARLRGNRLEVQTLKASRDDIKGRIRAWYRVTGRDYLARRIGTLSNKLPWVDTVPTFRLLEMSRQWGSCSPSGEIIVNPHLVKAPRDCIDYVLIHELAHLKHHDHGSAFWKLIDVHVSDWRKSKCHLDGLAELFFSE
- a CDS encoding type I restriction endonuclease subunit R, whose amino-acid sequence is MTQPRTPDTREEASSKLPALHVLMAMGWEYLSAADALALRSSERAVFLEPVLRERLAAHRYAFKGQTYPLSAGGIDQVIREISATGLNEGLIPANEAIYKHLTLGITVTEFVDGQRTSVTVPLIDWTDLTANQFQVTEELSVERPAGMGRFRPDVVCYVNGIPLVVVEAKRPVSSTKDAAMVTEGISQHLRNQKPDGIQDLYAYSQVLMSISGTDGRYATTGTPAKFWGSWSEEEITEAEMQAVKSTPLSEAQREALFADKPKSMRDDFERLHSGAVWPTVQDRLIISLLRPDRLLDFTRRFIFFDRKLGKIAARYQQVQGAKAILSQVAQQKPDGSREGGVIWHTTGSGKSNLMVFLAKALLLDPELAGCRIIIVTDRVDLEKQLSATFMTGGAFGSAFATKKDGETSKVQSGRDLAQRIGSGSERIIFTLLQKFNSATKLPECKNTSDKIIVLVDEGHRSQGGENHERMRQALPNAAFIAFTGTPLLKEDKTRNKFGPILHAYTMQDAVEDGAVTPLVYEERKPIVDINDTAIDAWFDKITTGLSDNQRSDLKQKYSSRGQVYGAGGRIDLIAWDIATHFTENFAKLGLGLKAQLATDSKLSAIRYKKALDDTGMVTSAVVISAPDTREGHEDTDEAKTPEVQAWWKMNVGNDPEAYETDIIERFGTDGAPDILIVVDKLLTGFDEPRNAVLYIDKHLKGHNLLQAIARVNRLHEAKQFGYLIDYRGILAELDTSIQDYQDLASQTQAGYEIDDLAGTVSNVSVEYKRLPGLHDALWSIFSGVENKQDTEQFRRVLVPMVAEDEAGHSIDQNQKVREDFYDALTEFGMCLKLALSSRTFFEDEAFDEKTIQGYKRDLRFFTELRVQAKRDAQETVDFSEYEDQIRRMVDKQVIGQEIEDPEGFIRVDTLGQSDDPEDWSDEKTRTEADVIKTRIRKTIEQDLIDDPYAQRVFSDLLKEAIAAAEAMFDHPGKQYTLFKDLEERVAARRTPGVPDQFADNPRAAAYYGALLEHLGDTQHPEEVIIEEAMHIDTTVDDAVQAHSINPGSIEAEIRKALLPRYFKFFGGLDDANTLIDRIVTIVRAGASKS
- a CDS encoding DUF3800 domain-containing protein, with the translated sequence MAEFSDYIVYVDESGDHSLTSIDADFPVFSLSFCVVKKDEYLSQVVPAMQALKFKYWGHDSVVLHEHEIRKSKGDFTFLLTDRSLREQFYEDLNQVMVDAPITIIASVIDKVKLTAKYANPWSPYDLALHFCLERLQAFLRENGQEGRLTHVVFECRGKAEDDDLELTFRRIVAGEGHWGYRKHKFEIMEFEPKFAKKSVNSTGLQLADLTARPLALRTLRPGQSNRALEVIMTKMGAVKEFP
- a CDS encoding anti-phage deoxyguanosine triphosphatase, coding for MTNWEERRADRSKNGKRTEYERDFARVVHSAAFRRLQAKTQVLGMGDSDFNRTRLTHSMEVSQIGVAITKKLYREQEEGSPERAILPPPMLMSTICLAHDLGHPPFGHGGEVALNRCMLPYGGFEGNGQTLRIVTKLEPYSEQFGMDLTKRAVLGVIKYPAPYDDVVDWNNYPGGKPATPPAEEKDKDFSVQVDPSSIFVASSFKPPKCYLNEEHDDVVMGWVAADLDDWSELSKVYPASKKGKHPKTKHKSLDTSIMELADDIAYGVHDLEDAVGLGLIRHQTFCQWYEKTDEDTEEVRKALIQPFLDVHHDGKFDDFAKKLFNSGTQERKRVIGHLVGFFVERAKLVRQEKPAFADDIFAFQAVFDKENEEALRTLKEIVVELVIKSTPVQQLEFKGQKIVAELFAVFATDPKRLLDPRDYQRTIQGGGETPTPRVICDYIAGMTDEYATKRYQQLFEPRVGSVFDRL